In one Chryseobacterium camelliae genomic region, the following are encoded:
- a CDS encoding zinc metalloprotease, with the protein MKKLLLGILALGAVSSCNSDNITNQSEDLSNTQESSGLVKRGCPSEEIRQEALKNSPELRQKFATLETNTEKFANDLKLGKVLADGTVEIPVVVNVLYNTTAENVSDARIAEQIAVLNEDFTATNSDISKIPSEFQTVSAGDTKIKFRLVNTIRKKTTTKSWRTNDAMKKASSGGIDATNPTNYFNMWVVGKMTSQGRTILGYATFPESAGLWNDGVVIAAPFFGKTGASSPFNLGRTATHEVGHYLNLRHIWGDANCGNDLVTDTPTQTTANYGKPTYPLYNTCTGVQRSVMFMNYMDYVDDGAMFMFSGGQKTRMQSVVASSGVRAGLRVY; encoded by the coding sequence ATGAAAAAATTACTATTAGGCATCCTGGCTTTAGGGGCTGTATCATCTTGTAACAGTGATAATATCACCAATCAATCCGAAGATTTATCCAATACTCAGGAATCTTCTGGTCTAGTAAAAAGAGGCTGCCCATCGGAAGAAATACGTCAGGAGGCTCTAAAAAACAGTCCTGAGCTAAGACAGAAATTTGCTACTTTGGAAACCAATACAGAAAAATTTGCTAATGATTTAAAATTAGGAAAAGTACTTGCTGACGGAACAGTAGAAATTCCTGTAGTCGTAAATGTTCTTTATAATACCACCGCTGAAAATGTTTCGGACGCAAGAATTGCAGAGCAAATTGCTGTGCTGAATGAAGATTTCACAGCTACTAACAGCGATATTAGTAAAATCCCTAGTGAGTTTCAGACGGTGAGCGCCGGGGATACCAAAATAAAATTCAGATTAGTAAATACCATCAGGAAAAAAACGACCACTAAAAGCTGGAGAACCAATGATGCCATGAAAAAAGCTTCGTCAGGAGGCATTGATGCTACTAACCCTACTAATTATTTTAATATGTGGGTAGTTGGTAAAATGACCAGCCAGGGAAGAACTATTTTAGGATATGCCACATTCCCGGAATCTGCAGGTCTGTGGAACGACGGTGTGGTAATTGCTGCTCCTTTCTTTGGGAAAACAGGCGCTTCTTCTCCTTTTAACCTTGGAAGAACAGCGACTCATGAGGTAGGGCACTACCTTAATTTAAGACATATCTGGGGAGATGCCAATTGTGGAAACGACCTTGTAACAGATACTCCTACGCAAACAACAGCGAATTATGGAAAACCAACCTACCCTCTATATAACACTTGTACCGGCGTACAAAGATCTGTAATGTTCATGAACTACATGGATTATGTGGATGATGGCGCCATGTTTATGTTTTCGGGAGGACAAAAAACAAGAATGCAATCCGTAGTTGCTTCATCCGGGGTGAGAGCTGGATTAAGAGTCTATTAA
- a CDS encoding response regulator transcription factor, whose product MKKTIVIVDDHVLIAKALEGIIDNFNDFEVIYVAENGKDLIQKFEEKNAIPDIILLDISMPIMDGFETVLWLQENHPDIKVMALSMQGDDKSVIKMVKNGAKGYLLKNTHPKDLEEALTRLNKDGYFYPEWASKIILSNLNNPHGSDGNIKISDREKEFLKYTVTELSYKEIAEKMFCSPRTVESYRDQLCEKLELKTRVGLAIYAIKNGFAES is encoded by the coding sequence ATGAAAAAGACGATAGTAATTGTAGACGACCACGTACTCATTGCAAAAGCTTTGGAAGGAATTATTGATAATTTTAACGATTTTGAAGTTATTTATGTTGCAGAAAACGGAAAAGATCTTATTCAAAAGTTTGAAGAGAAAAACGCAATACCCGATATCATACTATTAGACATCAGCATGCCAATTATGGATGGTTTCGAAACGGTATTATGGCTCCAGGAGAACCATCCGGATATCAAGGTAATGGCTCTCAGCATGCAGGGAGATGATAAAAGCGTGATCAAAATGGTTAAAAACGGGGCAAAAGGCTACCTGCTGAAAAATACTCATCCAAAAGATCTGGAAGAAGCCTTAACCAGATTGAATAAAGACGGTTATTTTTATCCGGAATGGGCTTCAAAAATCATTCTTTCAAATCTGAACAATCCTCATGGCTCTGACGGCAATATAAAAATTTCTGATCGGGAAAAAGAATTTTTAAAGTATACTGTGACAGAACTCAGCTATAAGGAAATTGCAGAAAAAATGTTCTGTAGCCCGAGAACCGTAGAAAGCTACCGTGATCAGCTCTGCGAAAAACTAGAGCTAAAAACACGTGTCGGTTTAGCGATTTACGCTATTAAAAATGGTTTCGCAGAATCTTAA
- a CDS encoding sensor histidine kinase: MGKTELFLTIILFNLFFVFFVVAIMIYIRKYQQRKKEYLNEIEINNEIHQKELLATQLEIQQATMHQIGRELHDNIGQKLTLVSLYTQQMLYENKVPEASERIEQVSHIINQSLQDLRSLSKTLTDDNINKKEIVTLIQEEVDNTNSFKKCHIIFEHNFDRMDLSFVHKNVLLRITQEFIQNSIKHSQCKNIYIRLDTSDDFLWELEINDDGIGFDISKTLNNGIGLTNMKNRAKIINADFIIESEKNKGTRVKIILKRQP; this comes from the coding sequence ATGGGGAAAACAGAATTATTCTTAACGATTATTTTATTTAATCTGTTCTTTGTATTCTTTGTTGTAGCCATAATGATCTACATTAGAAAATACCAGCAGAGAAAAAAGGAATATTTAAATGAGATCGAAATCAATAACGAAATTCATCAAAAGGAATTGCTTGCTACGCAGCTGGAAATTCAGCAGGCAACCATGCATCAAATCGGGAGAGAACTGCACGATAATATAGGGCAAAAGCTCACTCTGGTAAGTCTCTACACCCAGCAAATGCTGTATGAAAATAAAGTTCCGGAAGCCAGTGAAAGAATTGAGCAGGTTTCTCATATCATCAATCAGTCGTTACAGGATCTTCGAAGTCTTTCAAAGACACTGACGGATGACAATATTAATAAAAAAGAAATTGTAACACTCATCCAGGAAGAAGTAGACAACACCAACTCCTTTAAGAAGTGCCATATCATTTTTGAGCACAATTTTGACCGGATGGATCTAAGCTTTGTACATAAAAATGTGCTTCTAAGAATTACTCAGGAATTTATTCAAAATAGCATAAAACATTCTCAATGTAAGAATATTTATATCCGGTTAGATACCTCTGACGATTTTCTTTGGGAGCTCGAAATTAATGATGATGGAATAGGTTTTGATATTTCAAAGACACTCAATAACGGAATCGGTCTTACCAACATGAAAAACAGGGCAAAAATCATTAATGCAGATTTTATAATAGAAAGTGAGAAAAACAAAGGAACACGAGTTAAAATAATTTTAAAAAGACAGCCATGA
- a CDS encoding FKBP-type peptidyl-prolyl cis-trans isomerase: MKRQTIALFCIAVFSISCAKKDETKMDSKYTDDQKASYYIGLSIAQNMKQEGFKVDADLLAQAIKEEMNGTKKLMPAEEMTAFMQEFMQKQHEKKQAESGVQADENKKKGLDFLTKNKSNPKIKTTASGLQYEVLQEGDGTTKPKASDVVQVKYTGKLLDGTVFDSTDKNGGAPMDINLGAVIKGWTEGIQLMSKGSKYRFYIPSDLAYGDNGAGPVIPAGATIIFDVELVSIK, from the coding sequence ATGAAAAGACAGACTATCGCATTATTTTGCATAGCAGTATTTAGTATTTCATGTGCTAAGAAAGATGAGACTAAAATGGATAGCAAATACACTGATGATCAAAAAGCTTCTTATTATATAGGTTTAAGTATTGCCCAAAACATGAAGCAAGAAGGTTTCAAAGTAGATGCAGACCTTTTAGCTCAGGCTATTAAAGAAGAAATGAATGGGACAAAAAAGTTGATGCCGGCTGAAGAAATGACTGCCTTTATGCAGGAATTTATGCAGAAGCAACATGAAAAAAAACAAGCTGAATCGGGAGTGCAAGCAGATGAAAATAAGAAAAAAGGTCTGGATTTTCTTACAAAAAATAAAAGTAATCCTAAAATAAAAACCACAGCTTCAGGTTTGCAATATGAAGTGTTGCAGGAAGGTGATGGTACAACAAAACCAAAAGCGTCAGATGTTGTACAGGTAAAATATACTGGAAAGCTTCTGGATGGAACTGTTTTCGACTCTACTGACAAAAATGGAGGCGCTCCAATGGATATTAATCTGGGTGCGGTAATCAAAGGATGGACAGAAGGTATCCAACTCATGAGCAAAGGATCTAAATACAGATTTTACATTCCTTCAGATTTGGCTTATGGAGATAACGGTGCCGGACCAGTAATTCCTGCAGGCGCTACTATCATTTTTGATGTGGAATTAGTGAGTATAAAATAG
- the clpB gene encoding ATP-dependent chaperone ClpB yields the protein MNLNQYTVKSQEAIQAAQQVAMEFGNQQIEPQHLLEGIFQVDENISPFLLKKSEADATLLRERNRENLEKLPKVQGGSIYLSQSANKVLLDAPNIAKKMGDEFVTIEHLWLSLLETHSEVSKMLKDMGVTKSLLEGGIKELRKGSKATSASSEQTYQALNKYAKNFNELAAEGKLDPVIGRDEEIRRVLQILSRRTKNNPILIGEPGVGKTAIAEGIAHRIISGDIPENLMDKTLYSLDMGALIAGAKYKGEFEERLKSVVNEVIKSDGQIILFIDEIHTLVGAGGGEGAMDAANILKPALARGELRAIGATTLNEYQKYFEKDKALERRFQKVMVEEPDTESAISILRGIKDKYEAHHKVRIKDEAIIAAVEMSQRYISDRFLPDKAIDLIDEASAKLRMEINSKPEELDVLDRRLMQLEIELAAISREGNQTKIDHLKEDISKISEERNEINAKWLKEKQKSEDLTQIKKDIESLKLEAERASRAGDYAKVAEIQYGKIKEKEDALQKLELEMQNHQNELIKEEVTSENISEVIAKWTGIPVTKLLQSEREKLLSLETELHHRVVGQDEAIQAVADAIRRNRAGLSDDKKPIGSFLFLGTTGVGKTELAKALAEFLFDDENNMTRIDMSEYQERHSVSRLVGAPPGYVGYDEGGQLTEAVRRRPYSVVLLDEIEKAHPDVFNTLLQVLDDGRLTDNKGRVVNFKNSIIIMTSNLGSHLIQENFENITDENQDEIVDKTKDEVFDLLKQTLRPEFLNRIDEVVLFQPLRRKEIGKIVTYQLRGFNDMLAKRNIIMTATQDAVDYLMNKGYDPVFGARPLKRVIQQEVLNKLSREILAGTVNDGDRITLDYFEETGLVFRPTEQ from the coding sequence ATGAATTTAAATCAATATACCGTAAAATCGCAGGAAGCCATCCAGGCAGCACAACAAGTCGCTATGGAATTTGGCAATCAGCAAATAGAACCTCAACATTTACTTGAAGGAATTTTTCAGGTAGATGAAAACATATCGCCATTCTTATTAAAGAAATCAGAAGCTGATGCTACTTTATTAAGAGAGCGTAACCGTGAAAATTTAGAAAAACTTCCGAAAGTACAGGGAGGAAGTATTTATCTTTCACAATCGGCAAACAAAGTTTTGCTTGATGCCCCCAACATAGCAAAAAAAATGGGTGACGAATTTGTAACCATTGAACATTTATGGCTTTCGCTTTTAGAAACCCATTCAGAAGTTTCGAAAATGCTGAAAGATATGGGTGTTACAAAAAGTCTTCTGGAAGGCGGCATTAAGGAACTAAGAAAAGGAAGTAAGGCAACATCTGCAAGCTCGGAACAGACTTATCAAGCTTTAAATAAGTATGCTAAAAACTTCAACGAACTAGCAGCCGAAGGAAAATTAGATCCTGTAATCGGTCGTGATGAGGAAATAAGAAGGGTTTTACAGATCCTTTCAAGAAGAACGAAAAACAACCCGATCCTGATTGGTGAACCAGGAGTTGGTAAAACCGCCATTGCAGAAGGAATTGCACACCGTATCATTTCCGGGGATATTCCGGAGAATTTGATGGATAAAACCTTGTATTCATTGGATATGGGAGCTTTGATCGCCGGTGCAAAATACAAAGGTGAATTTGAAGAGCGTTTGAAATCGGTGGTGAATGAAGTAATCAAATCAGACGGGCAAATCATTCTTTTCATTGATGAAATCCACACGTTGGTGGGAGCAGGAGGGGGAGAAGGCGCCATGGATGCTGCAAATATTTTGAAACCTGCTTTGGCAAGAGGAGAATTAAGAGCCATCGGTGCCACCACTTTAAATGAATATCAAAAATATTTTGAAAAAGATAAAGCACTAGAAAGACGTTTCCAGAAAGTAATGGTGGAAGAACCGGATACTGAATCCGCCATTTCTATTCTTCGTGGAATTAAGGATAAATATGAAGCGCATCATAAGGTAAGAATCAAAGATGAAGCAATCATTGCAGCTGTGGAAATGTCTCAACGATATATTTCGGACAGATTTTTACCGGATAAAGCGATTGACTTAATTGATGAAGCTTCGGCTAAATTGAGAATGGAAATCAATTCAAAACCGGAAGAACTGGATGTTTTAGACAGAAGATTAATGCAGCTGGAAATTGAATTGGCTGCCATTTCAAGAGAAGGCAACCAGACAAAAATTGACCATTTAAAAGAAGATATTTCAAAAATTTCGGAAGAAAGAAATGAAATTAATGCAAAATGGCTGAAAGAGAAACAAAAATCTGAGGATTTGACTCAGATTAAAAAAGATATTGAATCTCTGAAACTGGAGGCTGAAAGAGCTTCAAGAGCAGGAGATTATGCAAAAGTTGCTGAAATTCAGTACGGAAAAATAAAAGAGAAGGAGGATGCTTTGCAGAAACTGGAACTGGAGATGCAAAACCATCAGAATGAATTGATTAAAGAAGAAGTAACTTCCGAAAACATTTCAGAAGTCATTGCAAAATGGACAGGAATTCCTGTTACCAAACTATTACAGTCTGAAAGAGAGAAGTTGTTAAGTCTTGAAACCGAGCTCCATCACAGGGTTGTAGGACAAGACGAAGCCATTCAGGCAGTAGCAGATGCGATCAGAAGAAACAGAGCCGGACTGAGTGATGATAAAAAACCCATCGGATCTTTCCTATTCCTGGGAACCACCGGTGTCGGAAAAACGGAACTGGCAAAAGCTTTGGCTGAGTTTTTATTTGATGACGAAAACAATATGACGAGAATCGATATGAGTGAATACCAGGAAAGACACAGCGTATCTAGGCTTGTTGGTGCCCCTCCTGGATATGTAGGATATGATGAGGGAGGACAATTAACAGAAGCTGTGAGAAGAAGACCTTATTCTGTGGTACTTTTGGATGAAATTGAAAAAGCACATCCTGATGTTTTCAATACTTTATTACAGGTTTTGGATGACGGTCGTTTGACGGACAACAAAGGCAGAGTGGTGAATTTTAAAAATTCGATTATCATTATGACTTCGAATTTAGGCTCACACCTGATTCAGGAGAATTTTGAGAACATTACGGATGAAAACCAAGATGAGATTGTAGACAAAACAAAAGACGAAGTTTTCGATTTATTGAAACAAACATTACGTCCGGAGTTCTTAAACAGAATTGACGAGGTGGTATTATTCCAGCCTCTAAGAAGAAAAGAAATCGGAAAAATCGTTACATATCAGTTGAGAGGATTCAATGATATGCTGGCAAAACGAAATATCATTATGACAGCAACACAAGACGCTGTAGACTATCTGATGAATAAAGGGTACGATCCGGTTTTCGGTGCAAGACCTTTGAAAAGAGTTATTCAGCAGGAAGTTTTAAATAAATTATCCCGAGAGATTCTTGCAGGAACGGTAAATGACGGTGACAGAATCACTTTGGATTATTTTGAGGAAACGGGTTTGGTTTTCAGACCTACTGAGCAATAA
- a CDS encoding TetR/AcrR family transcriptional regulator: MELKEKQRKILDVAVELFKEKGYMGSSVRDLATKLNIKAASLYAHIRSKEEILEWICFGIAQEFFDELQDVKNTDISPKDKLNLFIDKHLSVVLKNRDVTHIYSNEWKHLEEKLPEFVELRKNYQQEVEELISEIYNAENWELKSPAFTTRFILHTLNNSYFWFKRNIESGSEITDEIRDKILFGLLGNQKNS; this comes from the coding sequence ATGGAGCTTAAAGAAAAACAAAGGAAAATATTAGATGTTGCCGTAGAACTTTTCAAGGAAAAAGGATATATGGGCAGCTCTGTGAGGGATTTGGCGACAAAGCTTAACATTAAGGCAGCTTCTTTGTATGCACATATCCGTTCGAAGGAAGAAATTCTGGAATGGATTTGTTTCGGAATCGCACAGGAATTTTTCGATGAACTTCAGGATGTAAAAAATACCGACATTTCTCCTAAAGATAAGCTCAATCTTTTTATTGATAAACATTTGTCGGTAGTATTAAAAAACCGCGATGTTACCCATATTTATTCCAACGAATGGAAACATTTGGAAGAAAAGCTTCCGGAATTCGTGGAATTAAGAAAAAATTATCAGCAGGAAGTTGAAGAATTGATTTCTGAAATTTACAATGCTGAAAACTGGGAGCTGAAGTCTCCGGCTTTTACAACACGATTTATTCTTCATACCTTAAACAATTCTTATTTCTGGTTCAAAAGAAATATTGAATCGGGTTCTGAAATTACTGATGAAATCAGGGATAAAATTCTTTTTGGGCTTTTAGGAAACCAGAAAAATAGTTAA
- a CDS encoding phenylacetate--CoA ligase family protein: MDFSVEYLKLDQLRQLQSERLADLVNYLGEKSEFYKGKFNELGISPQDVRSIEDITKLPITYKQDLRDNYPFGLFTVPKNELQRIHCSSGTTGKPTVVGYTKEDVDLFSEVVARSLNAAGAKPGMQLHNAYGYGIFTGGLGLHYGAEKLGMSVLPISGGMTTRQVDLIMDFKPEVICCSPSYALTIADEFAKRGVSADEISLKYAVLGSEPWTEIIRHHIEERLGVHATNIYGLSEIIGPGVSMEDFEEKGGSYIWEDHFYPEILDPVTKQPVPFGEEGVLVITTLTKKAMPLLRYWTNDITSLYYDETGKRTMVKMKSILGRADDMLIVRGVNVYPSQIEEAFSHVDGVVPNYYLTPVEKEQMCVALDIDLEIDDDFVKAQKFESNTDDYAIFVGNFGKNIESEIKKRVGITTKVKIHAQDSLPKCEGGKINRILKK, from the coding sequence ATGGATTTTTCAGTTGAATATTTAAAGCTCGACCAATTGAGACAGCTTCAATCTGAGCGATTGGCTGATTTGGTGAACTACCTTGGAGAGAAATCGGAATTTTATAAAGGAAAATTTAATGAATTGGGAATATCTCCGCAGGATGTCAGGTCGATTGAGGATATTACGAAACTTCCGATTACTTACAAACAGGATTTGAGAGACAATTATCCGTTTGGATTATTTACCGTTCCGAAAAATGAGTTACAGAGAATTCACTGTTCAAGCGGAACAACAGGGAAGCCGACGGTAGTAGGATATACAAAAGAAGATGTTGATTTATTCAGCGAAGTAGTAGCAAGATCTTTGAACGCAGCAGGGGCAAAACCGGGAATGCAGCTACATAATGCCTATGGATATGGGATTTTTACAGGAGGATTGGGGTTGCATTACGGGGCGGAGAAATTAGGCATGAGCGTTCTTCCGATTTCGGGAGGAATGACGACAAGACAGGTGGATTTAATTATGGATTTTAAACCTGAGGTTATTTGTTGTTCACCTTCTTATGCTTTAACGATTGCTGATGAATTTGCAAAACGTGGCGTTTCTGCGGATGAGATCAGCTTGAAATATGCGGTTCTGGGTTCTGAGCCTTGGACGGAAATTATCAGACACCATATTGAAGAAAGATTGGGCGTTCATGCAACCAATATTTACGGGTTAAGCGAAATTATCGGTCCAGGAGTTTCTATGGAGGATTTTGAGGAGAAAGGAGGTTCATATATTTGGGAAGATCACTTTTATCCTGAAATTTTAGATCCGGTTACAAAACAACCGGTTCCTTTCGGAGAAGAAGGTGTTTTGGTCATTACCACTTTAACGAAGAAAGCAATGCCGCTTTTGCGTTATTGGACCAACGATATTACGAGTCTTTATTATGACGAAACCGGTAAGAGAACAATGGTTAAAATGAAGTCTATTCTCGGAAGAGCCGACGATATGTTAATTGTAAGAGGCGTAAATGTATATCCGAGTCAGATTGAGGAAGCTTTTTCTCATGTAGATGGAGTGGTTCCGAATTATTACTTAACACCGGTTGAAAAAGAACAAATGTGTGTGGCGCTGGATATTGATCTGGAGATTGATGATGATTTTGTAAAAGCGCAAAAATTTGAGAGTAATACCGATGATTATGCTATTTTTGTCGGGAACTTTGGAAAAAATATAGAAAGTGAAATAAAAAAGAGAGTGGGAATCACTACGAAAGTAAAAATTCACGCTCAGGACAGCCTGCCGAAGTGCGAAGGCGGAAAAATTAATAGAATACTTAAAAAATAA
- a CDS encoding 2Fe-2S iron-sulfur cluster-binding protein, which yields MNSFYKLKTVKVQKDTSDAVNVAVEIPEELKDKFRFKQGQYLNFRMMIDGNEERRSYSICNAPSEKSNTLEVLVKLLENGKVSGYFNEHLHMDEVLEVMPPMGGFNTSYHPTNVKTYIGLAAGSGISPVLSNIKESLYQEPNSNAYLFYSNRSMNHVMKKAEIDKLVEQFNGRLKVVYLVSREQHEDPIFEGRISPEKLDQLFERYADIDVKESTFFICGPSEMIKGIADYLKKDKKVPAIQVLFEYFTAPDEENTEEMSDEFKAIANIESMVTVIIDDDEYSFHLNSKKESILDKALKDNLPVPFACKGGVCCTCKAEVLEGEVFMEKNYALTEEEVARGYVLTCQCHPTTNVVMLNYDV from the coding sequence ATGAATTCATTTTATAAACTTAAAACCGTGAAGGTTCAGAAAGATACTTCCGATGCGGTAAACGTAGCGGTAGAAATTCCTGAAGAACTGAAAGATAAATTCAGGTTCAAGCAGGGACAGTATCTTAATTTCCGAATGATGATCGACGGAAACGAAGAAAGACGTTCTTATTCGATCTGTAATGCTCCGAGTGAAAAGAGCAATACGTTGGAAGTATTGGTGAAATTATTGGAAAACGGAAAAGTTTCAGGTTATTTCAACGAGCATCTTCATATGGATGAAGTTCTTGAAGTAATGCCTCCAATGGGCGGTTTCAACACTTCTTATCACCCGACCAACGTGAAAACTTATATTGGTCTGGCTGCAGGAAGCGGAATTTCTCCGGTGTTGTCAAACATTAAAGAAAGTCTTTACCAGGAACCTAATTCTAATGCCTATTTATTCTACAGCAACAGAAGCATGAATCATGTGATGAAAAAGGCTGAGATCGATAAATTGGTAGAGCAGTTCAACGGAAGACTGAAAGTTGTTTATTTAGTAAGCCGTGAGCAGCATGAAGACCCGATTTTTGAAGGAAGAATTTCTCCTGAAAAATTAGATCAGCTGTTTGAAAGATATGCAGATATCGATGTGAAAGAATCTACATTCTTTATTTGCGGACCTTCAGAAATGATCAAAGGAATCGCAGATTATTTAAAGAAAGATAAAAAAGTACCTGCAATTCAGGTTTTATTTGAATATTTCACTGCTCCTGACGAAGAAAATACGGAGGAAATGAGTGATGAGTTCAAAGCCATTGCCAATATTGAAAGTATGGTAACGGTAATTATCGATGATGATGAATATTCGTTCCACCTGAATTCAAAAAAAGAAAGTATCTTAGATAAAGCATTGAAAGACAATCTTCCTGTACCCTTTGCATGTAAAGGAGGAGTTTGTTGTACGTGTAAAGCGGAGGTTTTGGAAGGAGAAGTTTTCATGGAGAAAAACTATGCGCTTACCGAAGAAGAAGTAGCCAGAGGTTATGTTCTTACCTGCCAATGTCACCCGACAACGAATGTGGTGATGCTTAATTATGACGTATAA
- the paaA gene encoding 1,2-phenylacetyl-CoA epoxidase subunit PaaA, producing the protein MDLEKFVQYVHEENKVEPKDVMPDDYRKLLVRQISQHAHSEIVGMLPEANWISRAPSLRRKMALLAKVQDEAGHGLYLYSATETLGDGSIRADRDATYDDMLEGKAKYSSIFNYPTLSWADIGAIGWLVDGAAIMNQVMLMGNSYGPYSRAMVKICKEESFHQRQGYEILMALCRGTKQQKEMAQASLNRFWWPALMMFGPNDDSSPNSKISMNYRVKRESNDSLRQRFIDVTVSQAEFLGLTIPDKDLKWNEERQHYDFGELPWDEFMEILKGNGPANKKRIETKRKAQRENSWVKEAAAAFAEKQQKEVI; encoded by the coding sequence ATGGATTTAGAAAAATTTGTACAATACGTACACGAAGAAAATAAAGTAGAACCAAAAGATGTAATGCCGGATGATTACAGAAAATTATTGGTTCGTCAGATTTCACAGCATGCACATTCTGAAATTGTTGGAATGTTGCCGGAAGCCAACTGGATTTCAAGAGCACCTTCATTGAGAAGAAAAATGGCTCTTTTGGCTAAAGTTCAGGATGAAGCAGGTCATGGTTTATATCTTTATTCTGCAACGGAAACTTTAGGAGACGGAAGTATCAGAGCTGACAGAGATGCTACTTACGACGATATGTTGGAAGGAAAAGCAAAATATTCAAGTATTTTCAACTATCCGACATTAAGCTGGGCAGATATCGGTGCGATCGGCTGGTTGGTTGATGGTGCTGCGATTATGAACCAGGTAATGTTGATGGGAAATTCTTATGGTCCGTATTCAAGAGCGATGGTGAAAATCTGTAAAGAGGAATCTTTCCACCAAAGACAAGGATACGAGATTTTGATGGCGCTTTGCCGTGGTACAAAACAGCAGAAAGAAATGGCCCAGGCTTCGTTAAACCGTTTTTGGTGGCCGGCTTTAATGATGTTTGGTCCGAATGACGACAGCTCGCCAAACTCTAAAATCTCTATGAATTACAGAGTAAAAAGAGAAAGTAACGACAGTCTTCGTCAGAGATTTATTGATGTTACCGTTTCTCAAGCTGAATTCTTAGGATTAACGATTCCGGATAAAGATCTTAAATGGAATGAAGAAAGACAGCATTATGATTTCGGAGAGCTCCCTTGGGATGAATTCATGGAAATCCTGAAAGGAAACGGACCTGCCAACAAAAAGCGTATCGAAACCAAGAGAAAAGCTCAAAGAGAAAATTCTTGGGTAAAAGAAGCAGCGGCGGCATTTGCAGAAAAACAACAAAAAGAAGTAATATAA
- the paaB gene encoding 1,2-phenylacetyl-CoA epoxidase subunit PaaB — MANLDMWEVFIQTKPGLSHKHVGIVQAPTAEMALQNARDVYTRRKEGTSVWVVPSKYIVTSEGVDKEAFFDPADDKLYRHPTFYEIPNDVKNM; from the coding sequence ATGGCAAATTTAGATATGTGGGAAGTGTTTATTCAGACTAAACCGGGATTATCTCACAAACACGTTGGAATTGTACAGGCACCAACAGCAGAAATGGCTTTGCAAAATGCAAGAGACGTTTATACAAGAAGAAAAGAAGGAACTTCAGTTTGGGTAGTTCCGAGTAAATATATTGTGACCTCGGAAGGGGTGGACAAAGAAGCGTTCTTCGATCCTGCTGATGACAAATTATACCGTCACCCTACTTTCTACGAGATTCCAAACGATGTAAAAAATATGTAA